The genomic stretch TATTATGAAATGGAACAGACGGAGACTCTTTCATTTCAGCATCTCAGCCGCTCTGTGGATTTTCGGAAGAAAGTGTACATAGTAGAAGGATTTACTTTATGGGTTAGAGAAAGGATAAAAACCCTCTCTATTGAGGAAACAAGAGGTCTTGCTAGGAGAATCATAGAGAAGATAAAAAAAGAGGAAAAAGACAAAGGAGCTCACTTTGTTTTAATTGGGACAGAAGTTGGCAAGGGAATTGTGCCAATGGAGCCGTTAGACCGTCATTTCCGTGATGTTTGCGGGTATATTTATCAGGATATGATCAAGGCAGCTTCAACAGTTGATTACATTTGGTATGGAATACAAGAACGATTGAAAGGGGAATAAGAGATGGACATTTATACGAAAACAGGTGACAAAGGAAAAACAAGTTTAATAGGAGGACGCGTTGATAAAGACGATATGCGAGTTGAAGCATATGGAACAATTGATGAGTTAAACAGTTTTGTTGGGCAGGCAGCCTCTCTTATTGAAGCGAAAGAGCTGGAGGATATGAAAGAAGAGCTGCTGACGATTCAGCACGAGCTTTTTGACTGTGGCAGCGACCTTGCATATGCGAAGAAAGGACACCCGTTTAAAGTGAGCGATGAAATGAGCGAGAAGCTTGAAAAAAGCATTGATCGCTATATGGAGGAATCTCCAGCAATTGAACGATTTATTCTCCCGGGGGGCACACAGCTTGCTGCAACGCTTCACGTTTGTCGTACAGTTACAAGAAGAGCGGAGCGTTTTGTTGTTACAGTAAGTAAAGAACACGAAATTAATAAAAGTGTCTTATCTTATCTTAACCGTTTATCAGATTACTTTTTCGCAGCGGCACGGGCTGCAAATGCACGAGCAAAGGTAAGCGATGTTGAATATGTAAGAAGTGCTAAAGTATTTAAGCCAAATAATACGAAGTAAATGCTTATCTCATGCTATAATAATAAAATTATAGTAATGAGAAAGGATGAGGATAATGGAAGAACAACGAACAAAACTTGATAGCCACGGCGTTGCTTATACCGCCGCGGCTTATATGATGTGGGGAATTCTTCCGCTATATTGGAAGTTGCTTGAAAGCGTGCCTTCAGGGGAAATTTTAGCATATCGCATTTTATGGTCTTTTATTTTTATGATTCTCCTTTTAGCGTTTTCACGTAGCTTTCAAAAGGTAAAAGAACAGTGGAAGTTAATGACAAAAGGGCAGATTATCGCCTTGGCAGGGGCTTCAATTTTGATTAGCATAAACTGGTTTGTTTACATATGGGCTGTAAATGCTAACTTAGTTGTTGAAGCGAGTTTGGGGTATTATGTAAATCCGCTCGTTAGCGTCTTACTTGGCGTTATCTTTTTAAAAGAAAAACTAAATTTTTGGCAATTGATCGCGGTGTTATTAGCGGCTGTTGGGGTTGGAATCCTTACTTTTCAATATGGAACTTTTCCATGGATTGCCCTTTCCCTTGCTTTGAGCTTTGGATTTTACGGACTTGTAAAGAAAAAGTTAACGTTAGAGCCAAAGGTTGGTCTAACACTTGAGACACTTTTTGTGACGCCCGTTGCTCTTTTTTATGTGCTGTTTTTGTTTGCAAACGGACATGGCATTTTAATGGACGTTTCATTATTAACGTTCATTCTTTTAGCAGGAGGTGGAATTGTAACAGCTGTTCCTCTTCTTTATTTTGCAAAAGGAGCTCAACGCATTCCACTATCAATGGTTGGTTTTTTACAGTATATTGCGCCAACTATTATGCTTTTTGTAGGAACGGTTGTATTTCATGAACCTTTCTCTTCCTCACAGCTTTTAACTTTTATGCTGATTTGGATTGGCTCGATTATTTTTTCATTGTCTAAAACGAAGTTTATGCTTTCTCATCAACCGCGCTTTAAAAAGGAAAGTTCGCTTCATTAATGAGGAACCCCACCTGAGGAAAACAGGTGGGGTTTTTTTAGTAGTTTCTTGAGTGAAAGTGGGCATTAAGCTGCCCTTGGAGCATTCTGTTGCGGATTTCATTTGTTTTGTTTTTATTCTTTTCCTCACGGCGAGCAAGCTCATGTCTTATTTCTTTTGTTTGAACTCCTTCCTCAATTTTATCAGCAATATCCATTAATCGCTCTACATCAGAAAAAGAATATTTTCGAATACCAGTCGACGTTCTCTCAGGAAAAAGAAGCTGTCTTTTCTCATAATAGCGAATTTGTCGTTCGGACAAACCTGTTAGTTCTTTCACAATCCCAATTGACATCACTTTTTTATCACGGTATGAAGCTTCTTCTGTTTTCATATACCTTCACCTCTACTTAAGATAGATGATAATTTTGAAAAATTGAAAAAATTAGGTGGAAAATTCTCTATGTGAGAAATTATAACATTTTGTAAAAATAAATGTAACTACTTATGTTAAGAAAATTAACATACTAATAGTTATTTTTTTAAAAACAAGATAAAGTAAAAAAAAAGAAGTGGAAGGAAGAAGCGAGTGGAACATTCAAAAAAAGAGGAAATCGTTGGGTTAGCAAAGCGAATTATTGAGCTTGATATAGAACGAGATGAAATGTGGGAGGAACTTACAAGACTAACAGGAGCTCACGCTCATGAGATTCTCCGCTACCTCCAAAATAGCTAAATATAAAAAACACGACAAAGGTGTCGTGTTTTTTATATCGCGCTGTTCAGACCTTGTTCAAGGATTTGAGGCTGCAAGTTTTCGCCAATAAAAACAAGAGACGGTTTCGCTTGTAGTTCAACAGGCATTAAAAGAGGCGTGCCATATGCATACTGAAGCGAATATAATTTATCGTTTCCTTGCAGTCGCACGTATCCTTTAACACGATAAACAGACTGCGGCAAGCTTTTTAAAAAATCTTCAAGCTTTGCGCCATTATACGCGCTGTCTTCATGATAAGCGAAAGTTTCAATATGCAAATGATGGTGCATATGTGTCGGTTCATGTGAAGCCGTACGTGAGCGTGTTTGCGTAAGAATATATGAAAGTGGGACGCGTGCTTGTGTTGTTAAAATCGTTTTAGCTCCCTCATTTAACATTTGGACTTTCATAAGCGTATTTGCTTTTTCATCCTCTGTCAGCAAATCTTCTTTATTTAAGAGAAGAAGGTCACCGTGTCGAATTTGTTCCAAAAAGAGCTTTTGCGCACGGTTTGAAAGAGAATCAAGCTCAAGTAAAAGTTTGCTATTTACAACCGTAATAATAGACCGAACTGTAATACGCTCTGAAAGAGAAGGGGTTATACATCCGTCAAGCACCTCAATAGGATGAGCAATGCCTGTTGTTTCAATGTAAATGGCGTCAAGGGTATAAGAAGAAATCATTTCTTCAAGCTGCTCTTCAAGCTGTCCTTGAATTGTACAACATACACATCCATTTAAAAGTTCTGCAAGAGGAACTTCATTTGGTAAAACTTCCGAATCCACAGCTGTTTCTCCAGCTTCGTTCATTATGACGCCAACATTTCTTCCGTGCTCTTTTTCTTCTTGAAGAAGTTGGCGAAGAAGCGTTGTTTTGCCGCTTCCTAGAAATCCGGATAAAATAAAAACGTCTACTTTTTTCATGCTAAAGTCTCCTTTATTGTTTCCGTAGGTTTATTTTATCATATGAAAATTAAAGATGGGGAAATAGTATCTTTATGAAAAAGCAGGAATTTGTAGTTTTTTGTCGTATAAAGAAGAGAAGGAGGGATGATAAATGAAAATCTTAGTAGTAGGAGCTGGCGGTGTTGGCGGCTATTTCGGAGCTAGACTTGCTGAGAGTGGTGAAGACGTTACTTTTTTAGTTCGTGAAAAAAGGGCAAAGCGTTTGCGTGAAGATGGACTTGTTGTGAAAAGCATTCATGGCGATATCCACATTCAACCTTCTCTTGTTACGAAAGAAACTCCAGAGATATTTGATGTTGTGCTTTTGTCTACAAAAGCTTATCATCTGCAAGAAGTTATGGAGGATTTAACAGGATTTGTGGGAGAGGAAACGGTAATTGTTCCTCTTTTAAACGGTTTTGCGCACGTAGAGCAGCTTGAAATGAAGTTCGGAGCCGAGCGAGTAAGCGGAGGTCTATGCTTTATTGAAACAACCCTAAATGAACACGGACATATTATCCAGACGAGTGGAGTACATAAAATTACCTTTGGAGAACGAACAGGTGTAGGCAGTGAACGGATGGATAAACTTGAACAAGCGTTTGCGAAAACAAAAGCCATGTATAAAAATAGTGATCGTGTATTGAGGGATATGTGGAATAAGTATTTGTTTATTACAACTCTTTCAAGCGTCACAACGCTAACTCGAGCACCAATTGGGGCTGTTTTAGAATCAAAGGATGGCGAACAGTTTGTAGAGGCGTTGATGATAGAAATTAAAATGGTGATGGATGCCATTGAGGCTCCTTTGAGTGAAAACATTGTGCAAAGGCATATGGAAACAATGCATAAGCAAGACTACGGGATGAAATCTTCCATGCAGCGCGATATGGAAAAAGAACTTCCTGTAGAAGGAGACCATCTTCAAGGTTATTTGTTGCAAAAGGCAAAAGAACAAGGAATGCGCTGTCCATATTTAGAAGCGGTATATCAAAACTTAAAAGTATATGAAGTGCAAAAAAATAAAC from Priestia filamentosa encodes the following:
- a CDS encoding CobW family GTP-binding protein: MKKVDVFILSGFLGSGKTTLLRQLLQEEKEHGRNVGVIMNEAGETAVDSEVLPNEVPLAELLNGCVCCTIQGQLEEQLEEMISSYTLDAIYIETTGIAHPIEVLDGCITPSLSERITVRSIITVVNSKLLLELDSLSNRAQKLFLEQIRHGDLLLLNKEDLLTEDEKANTLMKVQMLNEGAKTILTTQARVPLSYILTQTRSRTASHEPTHMHHHLHIETFAYHEDSAYNGAKLEDFLKSLPQSVYRVKGYVRLQGNDKLYSLQYAYGTPLLMPVELQAKPSLVFIGENLQPQILEQGLNSAI
- a CDS encoding ketopantoate reductase family protein, coding for MKILVVGAGGVGGYFGARLAESGEDVTFLVREKRAKRLREDGLVVKSIHGDIHIQPSLVTKETPEIFDVVLLSTKAYHLQEVMEDLTGFVGEETVIVPLLNGFAHVEQLEMKFGAERVSGGLCFIETTLNEHGHIIQTSGVHKITFGERTGVGSERMDKLEQAFAKTKAMYKNSDRVLRDMWNKYLFITTLSSVTTLTRAPIGAVLESKDGEQFVEALMIEIKMVMDAIEAPLSENIVQRHMETMHKQDYGMKSSMQRDMEKELPVEGDHLQGYLLQKAKEQGMRCPYLEAVYQNLKVYEVQKNKRSL
- the rarD gene encoding EamA family transporter RarD codes for the protein MEEQRTKLDSHGVAYTAAAYMMWGILPLYWKLLESVPSGEILAYRILWSFIFMILLLAFSRSFQKVKEQWKLMTKGQIIALAGASILISINWFVYIWAVNANLVVEASLGYYVNPLVSVLLGVIFLKEKLNFWQLIAVLLAAVGVGILTFQYGTFPWIALSLALSFGFYGLVKKKLTLEPKVGLTLETLFVTPVALFYVLFLFANGHGILMDVSLLTFILLAGGGIVTAVPLLYFAKGAQRIPLSMVGFLQYIAPTIMLFVGTVVFHEPFSSSQLLTFMLIWIGSIIFSLSKTKFMLSHQPRFKKESSLH
- a CDS encoding MerR family transcriptional regulator, whose protein sequence is MKTEEASYRDKKVMSIGIVKELTGLSERQIRYYEKRQLLFPERTSTGIRKYSFSDVERLMDIADKIEEGVQTKEIRHELARREEKNKNKTNEIRNRMLQGQLNAHFHSRNY
- a CDS encoding cob(I)yrinic acid a,c-diamide adenosyltransferase; protein product: MDIYTKTGDKGKTSLIGGRVDKDDMRVEAYGTIDELNSFVGQAASLIEAKELEDMKEELLTIQHELFDCGSDLAYAKKGHPFKVSDEMSEKLEKSIDRYMEESPAIERFILPGGTQLAATLHVCRTVTRRAERFVVTVSKEHEINKSVLSYLNRLSDYFFAAARAANARAKVSDVEYVRSAKVFKPNNTK
- a CDS encoding bifunctional adenosylcobinamide kinase/adenosylcobinamide-phosphate guanylyltransferase, whose translation is MHFVFGGAFNGKRQWIDEYYEMEQTETLSFQHLSRSVDFRKKVYIVEGFTLWVRERIKTLSIEETRGLARRIIEKIKKEEKDKGAHFVLIGTEVGKGIVPMEPLDRHFRDVCGYIYQDMIKAASTVDYIWYGIQERLKGE